The Xiphophorus couchianus chromosome 6, X_couchianus-1.0, whole genome shotgun sequence genomic interval ATAGCAGTGTCAGAGTGAGTGGCTTAAAAAAGCTcaaaagttttaatgaaaagtttagTTTCTGTGCAACATAGGGTGcttcataaaattaacattataaTGGAAAACCTTTAGCATAATCATCATCAGACTGTCATccaacaaactgtttttattcaaaggcttcttcagatttactgtattaaagattaaattttaaatcctACATGACAACAGCCATTAAAACGACTCTTTGAAGAAGCTTGTTATCTTAGTGACTAATAATTAAATGGAACTGAATAACTGAATTTTCTGGGTTGACTGTGTGCTTTCAGTTGTTCTCTCTTTTTGAACGCCCATTTCTACACTGTGGTTGTCACGTTGTCTTTCACACACGCAGCTTTATGAACATTTCAGGAAGTGCATAAGACTTCCTGAAACGGTTCGAGAAATGGCTTTGATTGTCGCATTTCTATTTAACTTGCTGGTAGTCTACACACTTCAAATGCAAGGtaaactgatgtttttgtttgtttttaacatttctaaagcagtttagatttctttatttcagttctaAAATAATCCTGTCATAAGACATCACTATAAAAGTTTCTGCCTCGAACTAAAGTGGAAATGGTGGGAACGTTCGTTCCAGGAAGTAAGAAATTTAGTTccagtaagaaaataaataactattgAAATGTCAAACTTTTGTCTACTTGGTTTCTCAATCACACGTCTCCATGTTTGCTAATTCACAGGTTAGAGAGATGAAgctcaaacaacaaaatatttgttttatgtctgtAGAAATTTGAGTCTTGTAATGGAGATCAAGTGAGAAATTTTAGCTTTAACCCATTCCTTCATTCCCCATATCAAAATGATCTTCACtatgatttatttgatttgtcaTTACTCTAATTCTACATACTTATTctgttcaattcaattcaagttTATTTCATCAAGAATAGCACATTTAACAATGTTACGTGTTGAAAACAAAGCAACCGTTGTTTTGTATGTAGGTTTCCTAGTCACAAGCTAATTTGCAAATCCAGTCCTTGGTAGagccttttttaaaagacagcacaattaaaattaaagactTCTGCCACTTTACACATTGCCTACATTTCAAGTATAAATGTCCGCAAAACACTAAAATCtcactaatgtaaaaaaagatcacaatttcacaatcactgtttccattaaataacaaaagcaattaaaatcacaataatgaatttgttcatgtgataagtcattaaagcAACATGGCTTGCCATCATCCTCTCCCTCCACTTTCAGACATCAACTTTCTTTTCCACCAgaagtaacatccggttgttgatcatgtgacttgtgtgatgtgaaaaaagtgatttaGTTGCAGTTTTGCGAAGTACAGACATTTTGATTGATTGTTTCATTTCATCAAGTATTTTCTGTCTGTCCCTTGGAGACAAGCTGTTACACCTACAAAggggataattttttttacatgaacaatataaacatttcatgAATACACTTCAATTTGATCAGTCGATGTAGTTGAAAGCTTTGtactgattttaattgtgtttgcaatttcgttttctgtttttcaggttCCTCTGCAGTGActgatgtatttgtgaaaacTGGAGATGATTTAATTCTTCATCTCACAGAAGCTGAAATTCCACCAAATTCTCGCATTTGGTTATGGCAATTTAAAGATGATATACTGGTAGAGTTTTTGCATGGTTCCCAACCAAATGTTGTTAAGAATCGCTTTGGAAAAGTTGAAGTTATAGAAAAAAGTTACAGTGTGAAATTAAAGGATCTACATAAGTCACACAGTGGTATTTATATTGCAAAGCTAGTATCACCTAAAGAGCAAATACTGACTCAATACAACGTTACAGTTCAAGGTAAGTGTTTctgatatttatatttctgacCATGTATATTAGGTAGCAGAATAAATAGCTGCATACTTCCAAATTGATAAAGAAGTTAAAATTCCAATACATGTAACATAATAAATAATCTCTTTCTATGTGGGTTTATGGCCTTTATTAACAAAATCCGTATTCATAAACAgtataatttgaaacaaaattctCTAAGAACAATGTTGCTCTGATTTGCATTCTTTTTGGATTCTGAcctttcattaatttttttaaaattcttctaatgctctaaaatgtctgaaatgaaCTTTCTCCCTCAGATGCAGTGTCTCCAGTTGATCTCAACTTTACCTGCTcatccagctcctcctcctaTAACCTGACAGCGACCTGCAGGACAGACAACATCAGCATCACTCTGAGATGTGATTATTTATTCTGCAGCAAGGAAAAGAGAAATTTGGTCACCAAATCTGGTTCTTCTCTTCATATCTACAAGTTGAAAGAGTCTGTTGTCtgtaaccatagcaaccaggTCAGCAAGGTTGAatccaaagaaaacattgagAATCGCTGCCCTCCACCTAGAAGTAAGACTTTATGACAAAACAAGGACACTTTTACACACTGGGTTTTAGCCCAGTTGTAAAACTGATGGAAGTTATTTTAGTtgttcaattatttttgttgaacactttattgattaaattagagaatgtatatattttaagcGGCCTATTTATAAAAAAGACCTTCTATTTGAAATTAAGTTTTCTCATGGCAATAGTTTTGAAATATATCTTGTAATATACAGCTTTTGCTTACATTCACCAGTACAACTGAActatttctctttctcttttgtcaGAACCCAGAAAATATT includes:
- the LOC114146562 gene encoding uncharacterized protein LOC114146562 isoform X1, producing MALIVAFLFNLLVVYTLQMQGSSAVTDVFVKTGDDLILHLTEAEIPPNSRIWLWQFKDDILVEFLHGSQPNVVKNRFGKVEVIEKSYSVKLKDLHKSHSGIYIAKLVSPKEQILTQYNVTVQDAVSPVDLNFTCSSSSSSYNLTATCRTDNISITLRCDYLFCSKEKRNLVTKSGSSLHIYKLKESVVCNHSNQVSKVESKENIENRCPPPRKPRKYYWYFILILLVLLVCLIYFGYRKCKKAGDTGNFDNTIYDLPVVNDQTETLNKTDEDEACSPTTTYSVVGISTSKAATKTRDNDQPQSVYSQIKAV
- the LOC114146562 gene encoding uncharacterized protein LOC114146562 isoform X2, which gives rise to MALIVAFLFNLLVVYTLQMQGSSAVTDVFVKTGDDLILHLTEAEIPPNSRIWLWQFKDDILVEFLHGSQPNVVKNRFGKVEVIEKSYSVKLKDLHKSHSGIYIAKLVSPKEQILTQYNVTVQDAVSPVDLNFTCSSSSSSYNLTATCRTDNISITLRCDYLFCSKEKRNLVTKSGSSLHIYKLKESVVCNHSNQVSKVESKENIENRCPPPRKPRKYYWYFILILLVLLVCLIYFGYRKCKKGDTGNFDNTIYDLPVVNDQTETLNKTDEDEACSPTTTYSVVGISTSKAATKTRDNDQPQSVYSQIKAV